DNA sequence from the Acanthochromis polyacanthus isolate Apoly-LR-REF ecotype Palm Island chromosome 5, KAUST_Apoly_ChrSc, whole genome shotgun sequence genome:
ctAGCTCCCACTGCTGAATCATTGTGTTTATGAGTCACACCCTTGCATCCTCCTGGTCCAAAAATGTACAAGCAGCAACCCATTTCTCCAACTTTCTTCTCTGTCGTTctggcttcatttttctctctgacTTTCTTGATCACAGACAAAGGgaccttgtttttttctctgtgtgtgaatgtgcatgagtgtgtgtccGCACGTGTTCTTGCATGCATATATTTGTGTGTGCGAGTGGCCTAACCTCAAGCTCTGGTTGGAGACGGTCCTGACTcgccgtctctctctgtgtctgtctgactgCCAGATCCGCCTATGTACagtgttcacacacactcagacacacacacacagacagacacacaccacaAACTCATACACAGTATGAATTTCTCAACAAGTCAAAATGCCCCAGAGGAAAACTAAAGGGGATTGTGAAAAATTGTGCACATCATCCCTCCCCTTTCTCTAATCcccttcttctctttctgaCCTACATCCTGGCCAGTTCAGAGTGTTAAAATAGAGCATTGTgcaaaaagactgaaagcaaGCAACAAGAAAGACAGAACAGGAggacacagaaagagaaaggatGGAGCTCgggaagaaaagaggaaaagagaaagacatAACACAGGAGAGCAGCAGGTATTGACTTTTGACATACTTTAGAGGAGAAAGTATGGCCTCTTCTCACTAGCCCTACATATGCGGGCACAtctacacactcacacacacacacacacacacacacacacactggcccTGCAGCTTGCCAAACATCTGGAGCGAACTTAGAAAACGCTGAATGAAAGAATCTTTAATAATGCTGGATTGGTTGTGTGACCACAGCCATCAGCCAATCAAAACAAGCCTGGTTGGGTTATCTGTCTCCGAGTGGTTATCGAAGGTTTGATTTTATTGCCAGTCATGTTTCATAGGTACAGATCAGGGTCACACTCTGTTTGGCTCTCATTgcaactgtatgtgtgtgtgtcagagagggctgtgattttttttgtgggtcCGCTGTACTCTACTCTGCCCTGTTAAGTCTCACCACACCTCTCCACGCCATATGCTTTCacgttacaaaaaaatttcggGCCTCAATAGGATGGTATTAAATACTACCATAATATATGAAAACCAGGCTTccattttattcttattttcagGGTGTGTGTTTGGCTTGGCAGTGGAGGTGAGCTTTTTTGCCCCCTTCTCTGTAGTTGAGTTGTTAGTACTCAATAGTACTTGGAGGTAAAATATGCCATGTATGCTGAGCCAAGATGAACATATGCGCATGTGCTCAAGTGTTTGTTGCTACTGTTGTATGAAAactgcctttttaaaaatatcaggtACTGAAGAGACAGGTTCTCCAAGAGGCAAAGCCCCTCTCTTCCTGTCTAACACCCTTTTCATTTatcctctgtttttttcatgCAGTGTCTTGCTAGTTGTGTAAGAGTCTAGACAAGTAGGATAAAGGGCCAGCTCAGTAAATACATAGCTCTTCTCATGAGCTATTGCCTTTGGGGAAGGTTTTGTAATTGGACTCATTTTCCCGGGGCCCCCCTCTCCATGACACTGCATAAGCAcaagcctgcacacacacacacagagaggcctCAGAGCTGCACACACAGCAGGTGCATTATGCATTCAAGCTGGTGAGTGTGCTGACAtgcacacatgctcacacaacAAGTTTCTGTCGCATTactataaatgctttataactTCATATCAGCCCCTCAAaatttttatgtttgaaatCTACAGTGTCTTCAGGGAGTGTTACTGTAATGTCAATAACTCACCTTGAAGATATGTCTCCCTCTTTACCAGAAGCATAACGAAAATAATGTTCAGCTGAGCAGTTTAGTACAACTAGGGCTAAATTCACTTAGTCAAATAACACACTCTAATGATCAAGTTTTTTCCACTGTTAACGTGTctatgtgttgtttttaaaatactaaAGACATCATGAGAGAAAAAAGCACCttggaatagaatagaatagaatagaatagaatagaatagaatagaatagaatagagttttattgtcatttgcaCAGGTACATCACAATACAGGTATGCTGGAATTCTTTGTGAGTTTCCTTGAGTCAGCTTTAtatacaagaaaaaataaaataaaatgatggaaaaggtGAGAGAGGAGCAATAAGAAAAAACTAGTGTATTGATGACAGATTCGACAATTCAGACAACCAGAGTTTTACACGTAGCAAACCTAAGAAATCAGTTCTGACTCAGATTACCATTGTGTAAGTTCTAAGCGTAGATGGAGAGAAATGAGACTTGACAGATCTGTAGATTGTAAAGGAAGCAATAGTGTACAATTAcatcaaagtcattttaaagtaagaagagaaggggaaaaaaccttctaaatatgtaactttatgACACAGTGAATATTTATGAGATTTATTCAGTGACCTGGGAGATGTGGAATTCTGACAGCTGACTGACCCTCTAAACTGCGAGcattttctgggtgttttttttttctttgttcctgctacatatttccacactgtgggctcatttttcgcTGAAATATGAAATCCTGCATATCTATGGGAACAGTataaccatggctagaagtagagagacctgaaataaaaaaaaatcatttgtgcagtatgacacagttaggAAGCCATAAATCAttagaaatagaaataacaaaGGTTGGAtttctttatttactttactaaaactgaaaaaaaatcattggaaTGAATCAAAATGTGCCCACCCCCAGTATAAGTGTTACTAACACTGGGGGACaatggtgactctacatactatatATGTTCTACTACTTACATGTTTAGTCGGTTTCCATTCTTGTCTCCTATTTACTCTGTGTAAATgcggcctgcagttcagctcagttcatctgaaaagtcCCCGAATTTTTGAACAttggttgcagctgaatcaCTAATGGCTTAACTTCTGTGCCAGACAGCCCAGATTTTTCTGGGGgagggttttgtttgttttctacacAACCTTGttagaaaattttttttttaaaataaaacctgcaaaataaagtggttttgatgaaataccacaattttaagctcagatttcaACAAGTTTTCCTGTGTAAAGTAGTTTAGAGACTgtgaaaaagttgaaaatccttcaattctttctgttttttcagttCATGGCTCTGACAAATAACGTGTAATTTTGGCAAGTATTGCAaaaataacatgcctttcacactcaccagcaggtttttggGTTCAGACGGTTAAACATTGAAGTCTTTGTCAAACAAATCTGTTAAAACTCTTCGAATGTGAGAATATGCTGCTTGTCTTCATTTTATATCACATCGAACACTGAAAATCTTCAGACTGTGCACTGTTTGTCCCACCAAAGGTTAAATCATGTAAAACAACACCACAGCTCACAACTGAATTGATGTAAATACATAttgatttaaaaagtgtttgtgCTCAGCATATTataaatcaatgcatttttgtttatcCTCAGCTCAACCAGTTGCCAGATCCACGCCTATCCACCATACCCAGCCATGTCGGTCGCAGCCCAACAGCCAGCTACGCAACGGAGCCAAGAGCCACACACACTCCTCTCACACGCACTGTCCGCATCACACGCACACGCCTCACACACATGCCCTCCAGTCCAACGGGGTCAGGAACGGAGGCCCTCACGAGCATCCTAAGCTGGGCTCCCTCCCGAGAGGCGGTTCATCCACCTCCTCGTCCTCTTCAGCGGGACCCAAACACACCAAGAAATTGCAGTCCAacccctccatcacctcccaGAGCAGCAAGAGGAGCAAGAGTAGCTCCAAGAGCAACAGCTCTCAGATTCCCACCGAGGCACAGGACGGTGAGATACAGACACTAATGGagagactgcagcaggaagggaTGGAGGGATAGATAGCAAGGCTCAACGTCAAACATTTTTCCCATTGTCTGGTCAGGGTAAAATCTGACCTCTACTTTCCCCTGGTGTATTTTctcagacaaatgaatttcagAAAGTCAACAAAAAAGTTGAGTGACTGACTTTAAGTTCAGTACTTTTTACCCACCCAAAAACAGTCATGTAAATTGCTTTCAGAAGCCTTTAACAGCTGCAAATGCTGACTGAAAATTGATTGATGAAGAAGTAAATTCATCAAGTTCTGAAATTTCTCAGTTTGTTAGCCTTGTCATTCCTTTAATCACTCCTGATCAGCACTGCTCTATTTCCTATTTGAAATCTAGCTTCATTCTGCCCCCTTTTATCACAGTCTGAGTGGTTGTCaaagttttctgcttttaaaagagAGTGCACGAGATCCACCACACTTGAAAAGTTTTGACAAATTGCACGAATGGTAGCAGTCATTTTCAGCTCAAGGTAACCTTTAGTTAAAGGGAcggctttttgttttcatcagccTGAAAAAAATGGACTTAAAACTACATGCTGTCAGGAATTTTATGAAACTAACTCTGACAATTAGAGCTCTACAGTCAGGAGAGTGAACACTTATGTGAGAAGAGAGGTAATGATTGAAAAGGAGATTTGATGAGAACAGAAGTTCACTTTTTACTCTCTCTTAATGGCATATCATAGGTCTTTAGTTTCATGTAAATAAGTTTAGAAATTAAACTAATCTTAAAAAAGAGGCGAATGTTAAAAAATCTTACTCCGCTCATCTGTTTCTCCCCAGACTGCTGTGTTCACTGTATTTTGGCCTGCCTCTTCTGTGAGTTCTTAACTCTGTGCAACATTGTGCTGGACTGTGCCACCTGCGGCTCCTGTGCGGGGGATGACtcgtgtttctgctgctgctgtgcgtCGGAGGAGTGTGGCGACTGTGACCTGCCCTGCGACATGGACTGTGGCATCATCGACGCCTGCTGTGAGTCTGCAGACTGTCTGGAGATATGCATGGAGTGCTGCAGCCTTTGCTTCTCCTCCTGAGGCCCCTTAACCACCACCTACATGGGGCAAAGTAGATGTCTGCTGTGCATTCCCACTAGTCCAGGAACAACTTCGACCAGCATCTTATCAGAGCTGAGAAGTGCTACACCTAGCCTTTGTTGCTTGAGCATTGTGGTTCACACTATATTGGCTGGCCTAGTTGGCTTTGCAATATGTCCAATGTTTCCTACAGGGTTTGCCAAGCAAAAGATGTGACCTAATGCTGAGAGCAGTCACTGGTGAGTTCTTCCTTCCTTTATTGATCACACAATGGGACAGTAACCTTCCTTGCTTTGTCTTTGCTGTTGGTTCATTGCTACACAGCTGGGCGTTTGGTGCAGAGTCAATTCCAGCTGTGGACTGTGAGCGTTTGCCAGGCTGTGCAGACCAGGCCTCTGGACCCACACTGAACAAGCTATTATTACAATGCAGCCTCTTGTGCCATCTGAATGACTGGAGTTCTCCAAGCATGAAAAATGACCTCCAAAGGCAAATGAGAAAATGGCTCCATTTAACCGGATTTTAGTGTTTCTGTAGATAAGAGCAGCAGCATAATGGGAAAATGGACGCTCAGATCTCACTAGAAACGTtgcctgtcctcctgtccttgGCAAGGTTAAAGTCTTCCAGTTTGATTGCTTACAGTGGCCTTTGTGACACACACAGTCCATGTGGGAGACGTTGAATCCACCGCTGTCTTTGTCCTTGTTGCATTGTACAAAACAGAGGAAACTTAAATGTGGCTTGTGGCAATATTACAGATCTCTTGTGTTAATATGCGTCTTTCCGTAACTGACCTGTTCAGAGAAGAATGATGAGAGCGTCATGCATCAGCCTGGAGATGGGTGCTATTAAAAGAGTGTTGTAAGTAACGGACATCACAGAGTGAGCGGCTGATAGCATCAGCAGTGGACACGTTCTCTACTCCAACATGTGAAGGGAGAGCATTGATAATCAAAAATCTCTCCTCATTTAATGTTTCACATCTTGTTTACGTTCACATTTGATTTGAGAGGCTTTGACTGTGCTCAGTGAATTCCTACTCATCTGGTAAAGGACTGGAAGGCGTCATCTCCTTTttaatacatttcatttttctctgtcattCTTGCTATGTGAACAAATGGCCTTGGCTTAGCTTAAGGCCTGAATTTTCAAGTGGGTTTCCTCGCCTTTACCAAATCTCTATTAATCCTTGTTTTGTAGATTTTAGTTAAGATATTTGCATTTCTCCTCTAATGtgaaaatcacatttctgtGTTATCGGGTTTTGCCGGGCTCTCTGTAAAGCAGACATTGCTCAACATCTAATTTAATTCCTTGAGTGAAAATCTCATGACATTATACTAAGTTAGATCCATATGCTTGTCGTATGAATGGTACACTTTTGATAACAGGCCTGCATTCTCATATGCTCCGGCGCATACCTTCTCCAACCCAATACCTCTTGAGATGTCACCTAGATctgttgtgcattttaaaatgacttgatACAAATCTCTCTCTTCTCTGATGAAATATTGTTAgagaaagccttttttttttttgaaaatactaaAGAGTTTGCTCTTACTGGACCTTAGTTTCTAGACCTATAATTACTTGTACATAGAAGTGCTAATGTGCTATGCTAATGGGGCTGTGTTTGATTAAAACCCTATTTTAAGGGTTGAAATCCAGCACTGACAGTGAAAATACACTACGGTTGTAGTCAACTTGATAACACCAAAGCAGATAATGCGAGTGACATTTTACAGCTTGCATTTTCGTGCAATGCAAGGAATTTAACTAATGCAACTTGAGAAGATATTCGGACTCTTCATGCCTGTTCAGTATCACTCCGGATGTGTTTTGTCACACATTCAATCTCAACTGAGATAAAATCCTGGAGAGCCCTGGAAaacaatgcaattttttttaaaatacagagaGATTTATGAAGGGAGAACTGATTATACAGTGTAATAATGTGTATAGAAGTGATAACTAtgttatttgtttgtatttgcaaAATATTCCAAGTGCAGATTCTAATAATGGTGCTTCATCGAGGGACCTGCCCTCAGTCACCAGACCAGAAAAACAGTAAGTGTACGTTGCGATAAATCTCTCTGGTGTATGCAttacatacatgtgtgtgtattgaCAAATTACTTTAGTTAAGTTTCCAATTTGGTCTCAAACTCAAGACCAAATTGGAAACTTAACTAAAGTAATTTGTCA
Encoded proteins:
- the mdfi gene encoding myoD family inhibitor domain-containing protein, which encodes MDEERSAAAISSEPPDDGDSGLPAPQSSSHTTSNADRENNCLNPNPCPSSKDVAHTYTEPLILRSNGTQERLRGGDGDNCISNSTLSHSALTTPSKSITSQPVARSTPIHHTQPCRSQPNSQLRNGAKSHTHSSHTHCPHHTHTPHTHALQSNGVRNGGPHEHPKLGSLPRGGSSTSSSSSAGPKHTKKLQSNPSITSQSSKRSKSSSKSNSSQIPTEAQDDCCVHCILACLFCEFLTLCNIVLDCATCGSCAGDDSCFCCCCASEECGDCDLPCDMDCGIIDACCESADCLEICMECCSLCFSS